The segment GATCTCGCGGCAGCCGAGCTGAATATCTTTGCGTTCAAGTTGCGTCTTCGCCGCCGAAGGCGTGATCAATCGAAAGCCGCCTTTGCCCACCGGCTTGGGAAAAATGTTGCCGTCGATCAGCCATGTGGCATTCCAGTCTTTGTAGAGCGTGTCTTCGGGCAGCGATAACAAAACCGGCCGGCGCGGCCGCATGGCGTCGTCGATCAAGTTCCACATTTGTTCCGACTCGGCGATATGAGTGTCGGCATCGATAATGGGTTGCATATTAACTCTTCGGGCTTCACGTCTAGGGTCTAGTGTTTCGTGTTCCAACACGAGACGGTAAACCGTTTACGGCAAAAAATTCGTGTCGATCAATTGTGCAACGGATAGGCTCTTCGCTTTGGGATTGTCCTTGGCGATGTCATCGAGGGCTACTTGCAAACCTTTGAGCGTCGGTTTGCCGTCGTCGGGCAAGGCGCGCACGCGTAGGTTGTAGTCGAACTCGGCGATCTCGCGGTCGTTGGTCCTGAGCGCCGCCATGGTTTTCTTGATCGCCAGTTCGCGTTGGCTTTTGTAAAAACGAATGGCGTCAAGATAGCCCGTGGCAAAGCGGCGCACGAGGTCCGGCTGGCTCTTGAGCAAGTCGTCACGGGCAATCAGCGCGACTTGTTGGTAGTCGATAGCTTTGTCGGCGAAATCGATTAATAGATTGTTGCCGCTCTTCACCGCGATTTGCGCCAAACCCGAGGTGAGCACCGTGGCATCGATGCTGCCGGCGCGCAGTGCGCTCAGTCGAGTGCCGGGTCCGCCGGTTTGTAGGATGACGACATCCTTGGCGGTAAGTCCGAATTGCGCCAGTGCCAGCTTGAGCGCGTAATCGTCGGTACTGCCGAAACGGCTGATGCCGATTTTTTTGCCTTTGAGCTGCGCCTCCGTAACGATGCTTCGTTGCGCGATGAGCGCATAGGGCAGACGGTTATGCACGCCGACGAGGATCTTTGCCGGCGCGCCTTCGAGAAAGGCGAGGATGAAGGGCGTGCCGCCGGTGCCGAGGAAGTCCAAACTTTTCCCGACCAGCGCTTGCACGGACAACGTGCCGCCGGCGATGTAGATGACTTCGACATCCAATTGGTACGGCCGCAGTATGCCGGCGTCTTTGGCGACGGCATATGAAACCGATTCGGTGCTGGCGGGGGAGTTCGTGCCGACGCGCAGCGTGGTCCCTTGCCCCGATACCGGAGCGGCAGAGCAAAACAGCAGCATTAGCGCCCAGGCTACGATGGCGCGCCGATTTCGGTTGGCAAGTAAGTTCACGTGCGCCTTACACCTAGGATAGTTGCTTCCAGCTGTCAATGACAATTGGCCACAGTGGTTGTGGTGCGGCGGTAAAATCGCGTATATATATTCTTGATTTCTAATCAAACCGCTAGGAGGTACTAACCGAATGGCAACGTTAAAATTTCTCGATCCGCGCGCCGTGGTCAACCCGAAGGACCGGCCGTTGGTGCCGGGGCTCGATACGCTGGTAGGAAAAGTGCTCGGCATCATCGACAACGGCCAGTCGAACTCGACGGACATGTTCAAGGAGTTGGCCAAGCTGCTGCAAGATAAGCTCGGTGTCAAAGAAGTGCTGTTCAGAACCAAGCCTTCTCACATGCAAGGCGCGCCCAAGCCGCTCATGGAGGAACTGCT is part of the Deltaproteobacteria bacterium genome and harbors:
- a CDS encoding ABC transporter substrate-binding protein; translated protein: MNMSVEFDWPLSMMPSTFPTSVSSPGTNGRSFGLTTARGSRNFNVAIRLVPPSGLIRNQEYIYAILPPHHNHCGQLSLTAGSNYPRCKAHVNLLANRNRRAIVAWALMLLFCSAAPVSGQGTTLRVGTNSPASTESVSYAVAKDAGILRPYQLDVEVIYIAGGTLSVQALVGKSLDFLGTGGTPFILAFLEGAPAKILVGVHNRLPYALIAQRSIVTEAQLKGKKIGISRFGSTDDYALKLALAQFGLTAKDVVILQTGGPGTRLSALRAGSIDATVLTSGLAQIAVKSGNNLLIDFADKAIDYQQVALIARDDLLKSQPDLVRRFATGYLDAIRFYKSQRELAIKKTMAALRTNDREIAEFDYNLRVRALPDDGKPTLKGLQVALDDIAKDNPKAKSLSVAQLIDTNFLP